The sequence CACATTGGATTCTCATATAGCTGCTGCTGAAGCTGGCGAAGAGGAGTCGTGACATAATTAGAACCTCTGATACATTTAAGTAGGTGGGTTCGAGTGGGTCCTAGGTATATGAAAATTGTAATGCTGATAATTTCACTTAAAGCTGATGAGAACGTTTGATTTGTTGTATGCGTATTTGGCACCATTTAACCAAAATTAGTATGGGTCTTTTGCTTTGCTGATATTATTTTGCATTGATGCACTAATTAATTCTTCAATTAGACTTACAATCTACCACAGTTATGTCGTCTGGAACCATGTTTAAGGGCTTGTTTAAAACAAAGAGAGGATTTTTTGCATGAATTTATCTGGAACAAGCTCAAGTTGCATGCCTCAAGAGAAGGGGAGTTAAATAAGTAAACCAATTAACAGAGGCCTCTTACAACTTGAGCAATAATCCCTATCCGAAACAATGTAGAACCTTTTCTTTGAAAGGTACAAGGAAAACAATGTACACCTTTACATGTTATTTCCGAATGTTCAGTTCTCTTCCACTACTCCAGAGGATATAATCTTTGCCATGTCAAAACCTTGAGGGATGAGTCGTCTAGCTTCCATCCCACTGCATAAcaattttaacattttatCGTTCCCGCATCTGTATAGTCCTAGACATAAATCAGATAAGATGCTTGAATCCAGAGAAAAAGATCTCTCAAACATTTCTTTCAAGACTTCGACTGCTCCATCAAAATCCCCGTTATTGCAGAAGCTAGATATCAGCATTTTAAAAGTATGCTCATCAGGATGATAACCACTCCTTATCATGCTTTTACATAACTCGAAGGCACGGTCCGAGTTCTTTCTCACACACTGCCCCTCAATAAGGGCAGAAAAGGTTGCGGCATTTGGGACAAAGCGCTTTCTATCAAGTTCTTTAACCAGATAAGCAGCTTTCTTTATCTTACCCTCCTTGCAGAGTCCCAAAATCAATGCATTATAAGTCAGGAAATCAGCATTATAAGTCGGAGCAGAAGAAGCAGCGAGATGGAAAGTTGGGCGCTGCAACTTGAACGTGTATAATATGATTCTGAACTGAACTCGTTCGAACCTAATATGAAATAGCATGGTGTTCGCGACTCTAGTCTACAATgcaaaaaaatggagatttcattatttatttgaagaaattaataaaacctCATTTAAAAAGTACAAGGAAGATCATGATCATGTGTGGCTCTCGAATAATCATTTTAATCTTGTCTCTGTGTCTGTCTTTTTCTTGGGGCTGCAACAACATTGTAGTTGCTGGGTTTGTACAATGCAATTCCCGCCTTTGAATTGTTTGGCTTTGCATAATGCAAAACATCCCATGAAGATGATCGTAGTCCTGCATAGCTGCATACTTAATTGACGTGTGACAGAGAAGATATTTGTATCTAATGCATGACCGAGATCCAAGTTTTAAACTTATACCAACTATATCTTTCAGGCGTCAAGAAAATTTTCCTATAAATTGTACTCATAAATCTAGTGTTTCGATGATTGGATTTGTTCCCgatttcttttattcttacaaagaaaaaaatttcccacCAAAGCAGATACATGTGCACTGGAGATGATTGTGGTCCTGCGTATAGTGGATCTTAATTTCTAAATGTTCATCTCAACTAGATACGCTTTCAAGGGTCGGTTGAATAGGGCACATTCTGGTGGTATCTGGTAATCCCTTaaaaacctttttcttttcagtatttttttcaagaacaaaattattaGAGGAAAAATAGGGAAGGATGGATTATTAAATTATCTACATAAAGATGATTGACATACAACATATATCCCTATgaaacaaactaaaaaaagtGAACAGGTTCCAACTTTCTAAAATCTCACCGCATAATTTCTGTTGTAATTTTCTGATGAACGCTTATCAATCAAATGAACTTTCAAGTCTGGTGGTTTGCTTAAAGAAGTATCATCGGGAGCAGCAAAAAGTGAAATACGGCACTCATGTACCTGTACAGGATCTGTTCTTGACTGCCGCTTTCGCTTATACGTTAACAACACTTTGCTTCCTGACATTTAAGCTTTCATAAAGAAATCTTGCTGCAATTCCAAACGCTTGGACCGCATTTTTCACAtgaaatttgtatttattcCACTATATGTTCAGTCTCATTTCAACACAGAAAAACCTGCATATGTTAAGGAAGAATATCCAATTAACTAAACAGCAAGTCATGAGTCATATAGTTAATACAGTTATGAGTAGCAACACAACAATGATAGCTGAAGGGCAAAAGACGGATTTCGACTACTCTGAAATAGTGAATCACTATTACGAGGAATGCGGCAAACAAAAATTGTACTAACGTTCTCCGCCTAAAACACAGGCAGTGAGGTACAAGCATAAATGCCATTTGCATATTAAAGaataagcaaagcaagagAAGCTAAACGCATGCCATTCACAGAAATGTTTAAACTTCAGAATCAATTTGAATTCAAGTAGCCTAACGCATGCCATTCACGGAACCTTGTTATTGGCAAGACCATAGAAACTCCATGATAGGACAACTTCATCATTTCCTTCCACAGAAGACACACACCAGGTCagcaaattttgtattttttttcttctgcgCCATGTCGTCAGTGCGAAGAGAGAAGAATATAAGGCGGGCCAATCTCAAATTTGCAgctaaattttttcaatttcggGTTTCAGACTTTCAGTCAATCGCAGTGTTCGAAAAGTCGGCCAAGGCGGGCGGCTAGGCGGCTAGGCGGTGGCTAGGCAGCTAGGTAGTAGCTAGGCGGTGGCTAGGCGGCTAGGTAGTAGCTAGGCAGGCGCCTAGGCTGGTTGGGTCTTTTTTCGGTGCCGAACCCGGAGGACGAAGCAGTGACTGCGATAGAAAGTTCCGTCCTCTGCGAGTGCAAGCTTCGTGCTGGTTTGAATATATTTCAAGAGTATATCCGACCGGCtgtactttaaaaatattcgAACGCAATTAGAAAGGCGGCTGTACGTttataatttctatttatagagtcGAGCCTTGCGGCTATAATATGGAAACGTATCATACAAAAGAAGATGGAATATAAACGTAAACCAATTTCTGCGCTGTTGTTGCTGTGTCCTTTCGGGAATGAACGAATACCATTGCATGTTAACCTTGCCTGAGTGAGTCAACAACCTGGCAGAAAAAATATCAATCAGTTAAATAACCATTCGAATACATACATTACACAAAGGAGAGCCTAAGGAAAAAGAAACCTTCTTGTAGCATCTACCATTCTGCAGTTCAATACGCAGGCTGTAAAATTCTGCTCACTAATACATCGGTGATAACTAGAATCAAACAAGAAGAGTCCTGCTTCTGGATTCACTCTCAGAAACTGtaatttaaatagtatagccttttaaatattaatgCTGAAAATTCTAgtgtatttttatgtttcaaCACTTGATCATTGAATATAAAAGTGGCTTGCAATTCGACCAATTTCTGTACAATAGAAGTTGCTACTTTTCTCATCAAAGCGCATCATTTTTGCTTTGTCCAGGGCTATGCTCGTTTTTAACTGCTATGTGAGAGCTCTTTGCTTTAAACTCAAGCAAGGATGCAAAATGCAGAAAGGACGCTCTGATGCCACTTGATGCAGTTCAAGTATGAACTCGCAGAGCTtgttactatttttttttccttgtggaTTTCCTTACTACTCTTCACCTTGTTTCTTACTTGTTTTGCACTTTAAAGTATGTTGATAATCTCGTTGGCTAAAAATGTATGTGAATAATTTCGCAATCTACTGTCTACTAAAGATCCCTCCACTAGTTTATGAATCTTCGAGGTAATTTATTTCATTAGAAGTGAATTAAAGTCCTAATTTCATTTAATATGGAAAAAGAGTACCAGAAGATGCCTTCTGCCATTACTCAgactattttttgttaatttcttgCTGAAGATATGATAGAGATACATGGTCATTTCAGAATCCTCATGGTGGTTTTGGATTATTAAGCATATCTTATTACATGggcttcttcttgttctagCAATAGTATGCTGATAATATTGCAGAAGCCTCAGGAATATGATTTGATGTGGTAGAAATAGACCAGCATGACCAAATGAGAATAGAGTATGCTGCTGATTATTTGCTGATATTGTCTACGTTTTACTTGTTTGGCAGATTGGGGACCGAAGGTTGAtgttgttggtttttgttttcctgaggattttatatatactatttcAGAACAAGGAAACTGGATACTTCCGcaatgtaaaaataataacaaaatctTCATGTTCTTCTTAGCTAATGgtaaatcaaagaaaatttatcaGAAACAAGACTGCTTTGCTGGACATAATTCTTACTCAGGCCCATCATTCTGTTCCTgctcaaaaacaaaaggcaaagGAGGGTTTCAGAAAATTGTATAGCGTGCGGCTATACATGTTAAATACTAGGGGTGGCATTTTAGACCCAAAAACCGCAAAAACCAACTGACATTTCACCTCAATAGAACCGCATTTGCAGTATGAAGAACCGAACCTCATTTGCGGTATGAAGAACTGAACCTCATTTGCGGTTGCGGTTGCGGTATTTGATTTTCACAACTTGCGGTTACCGCAAACCACgactatattttttaaaaaataaaaattgcattttattgtttaatcGTAGCCGTTGTATAACAAGACCACTTATCTTGTAAGTaaatagtttatttatacttatgttatttatgcttcttcttataataaaatatactaaacttatgttgttttatttgtagatAGCATTGGTGGGGTCCTTCAAATccactcaccaccaccaacacttgagtttgtaactttggtgcattgcattttccttttaatttgtaactttaattaactttgaattggatttttcctttgggttgtaactttaattcattttgcattgcatttcattttgcttgagaagtttaactttaattggaatgcttggaattgtaactttaattttctttaggttgtgaatgcttgagaagttgaggaggttgtgaatttatatatgcttgagaagttgaggttgtgaatttatttctttaggttgtgaatttatatttttgggttaaagtaTGCTTGAACTCAAAATGCTTCAAAATAAGCATCAAAACTAGACCTAAAATGTGGAAGATTGGATTTTTATGACACAAAGAGAACTTGTGGTTTTAAATTGCTAATTTACGGTAACCGACTGCTTTTTGCGGTTTCAAAAATCACCATACTGCAAATAGTCGGTCGGTTTGCAGTTTGGGCAAAAATTGGCGGTTACCGAACCATAACCACCCCTATTAAATATATTGGAATATTTAATAGTACcgccacgcggctatactctttggTTATAATAGTTTAATAttatagccgtacggctatgctctttaaatatattcgaatattttaatagtatagccgcacggctatacccatTGAATacattcgaatattttaatagtacagccgcgcggctatactctttcaatatatttgaatattttaatagtatatACTATTTGAATACATTCGAATATTCGATAGTATAGCAGCGCGACTATACCTCTTGAATACATCCGAATATTTTAATTGTATAGTTGATCAGCTATATGcttcgaatattttaatagtatagacgggcggctataccctttaattatatttagttTAATAGTATAACCGTGCgtctatactctttaaataattCGAATtctttaatatatgtaattaagtaatatcatagcctcttttttaattactttaattggtaattatgtttaattattatttctttagtgaatatttatatattttgctcatttcataaattacttaatgattagtaattatttatggactttgttttcacaaaattagTTTGGATAAATCCAAGTCTCGAACCAAAAGccctagcttccaaaattgttccCAAACCTTTCTTAAGCCTCAAACCCTAACCATAAGCCTACTAAGGAGTAGatactttctcttcttttccaatgtgggactcaaGTTCATGCATTTCAATCAAATTCCAACAAGCAGTTGATATTATCGAATCACGTTGTGACGTGGATTTAAGTTTCGAGGctaaaatccatttttggaatactaaaatattttgggtactaaaattaaatttctaggatttttattaaaatatttaatgctaattactcactaaagaaataataattaaaacgtAATCACTAATGAAAGTATTTAAACAAcgctaagatattatttaatgaataaaaaagaaaattttgaaaaggaTATTTGAaagagaatattttaaaaatatagccGCCCGGATATATCCCTTGAGTAGCATAATcttgatttctcttttttaattactatttacctagtgaataattataatataaatattaa comes from Prunus dulcis chromosome 6, ALMONDv2, whole genome shotgun sequence and encodes:
- the LOC117630613 gene encoding pentatricopeptide repeat-containing protein At4g26680, mitochondrial-like — encoded protein: MSGSKVLLTYKRKRQSRTDPVQVHECRISLFAAPDDTSLSKPPDLKVHLIDKRSSENYNRNYATRVANTMLFHIRFERVQFRIILYTFKLQRPTFHLAASSAPTYNADFLTYNALILGLCKEGKIKKAAYLVKELDRKRFVPNAATFSALIEGQCVRKNSDRAFELCKSMIRSGYHPDEHTFKMLISSFCNNGDFDGAVEVLKEMFERSFSLDSSILSDLCLGLYRCGNDKMLKLLCSGMEARRLIPQGFDMAKIISSGVVEEN